Proteins from a single region of Zonotrichia leucophrys gambelii isolate GWCS_2022_RI chromosome 17, RI_Zleu_2.0, whole genome shotgun sequence:
- the PPP1R26 gene encoding protein phosphatase 1 regulatory subunit 26, producing the protein MFLMDAPPLVALQTKWESFGPARNCRYPVCFPESDSNVTRTSVSAKVQMIINNLQSQEPALGMNNECGCVVQKKQKGEKGSSARVTPSTTSLLQKHPQYTQCGCPEDSDGSEVEGNVEFETLLLDSDSDDSVDRGIEEAIQEYLKTKSKSAQSLPRNAERSGNVGRDKRFKREFSQNKVASDLLPVKFNAEMLSEEYLSDHLGIGKRIQPASPQSISSDDSFEQSIQAEIVQFLNEKKQQEISKCVTEEDKKDSRVRSVLKCNKEATNRTNCGAVKQGCNALLLRHHPKLQKSNAQSKCLQSKIQAEPGDFSQVNQAYLEMGTASQPWLVEEDEGSGAHYWEPREALIKESMHTSDSSSDDGIEEAIQLYQLEKIRKEAGHAANCVPLQREPFDPKGMADISASLTISSTKSASPEIHKNPISNKRKEVNSKSTGLESTSNDFNKLFKPLKKARHFALPENKITACELTLQASCRADTSAELMCAEAILDISKTIMPSQMGSDNKSLTADSFFSPQLLSSSRCESDSSLVDSDDSIEQEIRAFLALKAQSENLGTKPPSLSRSMQMPLPSDPNSLTGPLSLLCPKHSNYP; encoded by the coding sequence ATGTTCCTTATGGATGCTCCTCCTCTGGTAGCTCTTCAGACAAAATGGGAGTCCTTCGGGCCAGCAAGGAATTGTAGATACCCCGTGTGCTTCCCTGAGTCCGACAGCAACGTCACCAGAACCTCCGTGAGCGCCAAAGTTCAGATGATCATAAACAACCTGCAAAGCCAAGAGCCTGCCCTGGGTATGAACAATGAGTGTGGCTGTGTTGTGCAGAAGaaacagaagggagaaaaaggctCCAGTGCCAGAGTCACACCCAGCACCACCTCGCTGCTGCAGAAGCATCCTCAGTACACCCAGTGTGGGTGCCCCGAGGATTCTGATGGCAGCGAAGTGGAGGGGAATGTAGAGTTTGAGACTCTGCTGCTGGATTCTGACAGCGACGATTCTGTGGACCGAGGTATAGAGGAAGCCATCCAGGAGtacttgaaaacaaaaagcaaaagtgcCCAGTCGTTGCCAAGGAATGCAGAGCGTTCTGGGAATGTGGGCAGAGACAAAAGGTTTAAGAGGGAGTTCTCCCAGAACAAAGTGGCTAGTGACCTCCTCCCTGTGAAATTTAATGCTGAGATGCTCTCTGAAGAGTACCTGTCTGACCACCTGGGAATTGGGAAAAGAATCCAGCCTGCTTCCCCTCAGAGCATCAGCAGCGATGACTCCTTTGAACAGAGCATACAAGCTGAAATTGTGCAGTTCTTGAATGAGAAGAAACAACAAGAAATTAGTAAATGCGTTACCGAGGAGGATAAAAAAGATTCCCGTGTGAGATCTGTCCTGAAATGCAACAAAGAAGCAACAAACAGAACAAACTGTGGTGCTGTAAAGCAAGGTTGTAATGCACTGCTCCTGAGACACCATCCCAAGCTGCAGAAATCCAACGCCCAGTCCAAGTGTTTGCAGTCCAAAATCCAAGCAGAGCCCGGTGATTTCAGCCAGGTGAACCAGGCTTATCTAGaaatgggcactgccagccagccctggctcgtggaggaggatgagggaagTGGAGCTCATTACTGGGAGCCAAGGGAAGCACTCATCAAGGAGAGCATGCACACATCTGACTCGAGCAGCGATGATGGCATTGAAGAAGCCATCCAGCTTTACCAGCTGGAGAAAATCAGGAAGGAGGCAGGTCATGCAGCAAACTGTGTCCCTTTGCAGAGGGAACCATTTGATCCAAAGGGTATGGCAGACATTTCTGCCAGCCTGACAATTAGCTCCACAAAAAGTGCCTCACCAGAAatccataaaaaccccataagCAACAAGAGAAAAGAAGTTAATTCCAAGTCAACAGGATTAGAAAGCACCAGCAATGACTTTAATAAGCTGTTTAAACCACTGAAAAAAGCCAGACATTTTGCACTTCCAGAAAACAAGATTACTGCTTGCGAGCTCACTTTGCAGGCCTCTTGCAGAGCAGACACATCTGCAGAGCTCATGTGTGCAGAAGCTATCCTGGATATTTCCAAAACAATCATGCCATCCCAAATGGGAAGTGACAACAAATCCCTCACTGCAGACTCCTTCTTTTCTCCCCAGCTTCTCTCGTCCTCCCGTTGTGAAAGTGACAGCAGCCTTGTGGACAGTGATGACAGCATAGAGCAAGAAATCAGGGCTTTTTTGGCTCTGAAAGCACAGTCAGAGAACCTTGGAACAAAACCTCCCAGCCTGTCACGCTCCATGCAGATGCCTTTGCCTTCTGATCCAAACAGCCTCACGGGACCCTTGAGCCTGCTCTGCCCAAAACACTCAAATTATCCCTGA